A genome region from Streptomyces xanthophaeus includes the following:
- a CDS encoding acyl-CoA dehydrogenase family protein: MSTALRTARDFEQALGSPLDPETVFGYAACAELDEREEFPDAIARRLDELGLAAQYVPAEYGGRLRSYEELLQLMRLVARRDLTVAIGHGKSYLGSVSAWIAAAPEQALRFGADVARGAVVSWGLTEQEHGSDLLAGELTATPVPGGYRLDGEKWLINNATRGERICVLARTSPEGGPRGFSLLMVDKRELAPGTGRPLPRSRTHGIRGADISGIAFEGAVVGADSLIGPEGSGLETVLKSLQLTRTLCAALSLGAGDHALRLALDFALGARRFGRTVAELPLMTRTLTEAYADLLIGEAVSLLASRGIHTLTGEHSVTAPVVKYLLPTFVDRLTTSLADLLGLRAILRADPGGEHGTCPYGRFQKTERDHRIVGIFDGNTLVNLNALIDQFPVLARDHDRSATPGPSATPGPSATPGPSATPDPTTTPDPTAGDAPLAAAARLDAPLPAFDRSRLALASRTGNTVVRSLPASAARLRELAERGAAPHAAAELAGELAAHSAGLHRRMASVRRTAREVPPEAFAIAEEYVLCHAAAACLLLWLHNTSAGGATGLWRDGLWLEACLARIAGRLTPARTHPYAGRVDALYPELVAQHREGLLFSLFHCRTAEGAP, from the coding sequence ATGAGCACCGCCCTGCGCACGGCGCGCGACTTCGAGCAGGCGCTGGGTTCGCCGCTGGACCCGGAGACGGTGTTCGGCTACGCGGCCTGCGCCGAGCTCGACGAACGCGAGGAGTTTCCCGACGCGATCGCCCGCCGGCTCGACGAGCTCGGGCTCGCGGCCCAGTACGTACCCGCCGAGTACGGTGGCCGGCTCCGCTCGTACGAGGAGCTGCTCCAGCTCATGCGGCTGGTCGCCCGCCGCGACCTCACCGTGGCGATCGGGCACGGCAAGAGCTACCTCGGCTCCGTCAGCGCCTGGATCGCGGCCGCACCGGAGCAGGCGCTGCGGTTCGGGGCCGACGTGGCCCGGGGCGCCGTGGTGTCGTGGGGGCTCACGGAGCAGGAGCACGGCAGCGACCTGCTCGCCGGCGAGCTCACCGCGACGCCCGTACCCGGCGGATACCGGCTCGACGGCGAGAAGTGGCTCATCAACAACGCCACCCGGGGCGAGCGGATCTGTGTCCTCGCCCGCACCTCACCGGAAGGCGGCCCCCGGGGATTCAGCCTGCTGATGGTGGACAAGCGGGAACTCGCCCCCGGCACCGGCCGGCCGCTGCCGCGCTCGCGCACCCACGGCATCCGCGGCGCGGACATCAGCGGAATCGCCTTCGAGGGCGCGGTCGTCGGCGCCGACAGCCTGATCGGCCCGGAGGGCAGCGGGCTGGAGACCGTGCTCAAGAGCCTCCAGCTCACCCGCACCCTGTGCGCCGCGCTCTCGCTCGGCGCGGGCGACCACGCGCTGCGGCTGGCCCTGGACTTCGCGCTCGGAGCCCGCCGCTTCGGCCGCACGGTGGCCGAACTGCCCCTGATGACACGTACGTTGACCGAGGCCTACGCCGACCTGCTGATCGGTGAGGCCGTCAGCCTGCTGGCGAGCCGCGGCATCCACACCCTCACCGGGGAACACTCGGTCACCGCGCCGGTCGTCAAGTACCTCCTGCCCACCTTCGTGGACCGGCTGACGACGTCCCTCGCGGACCTGCTCGGACTGCGGGCGATCCTGCGGGCCGACCCCGGGGGCGAGCACGGAACCTGCCCGTACGGAAGGTTCCAGAAGACCGAGCGGGACCACCGCATCGTCGGAATCTTCGACGGCAACACCCTGGTCAACCTGAACGCGCTGATCGACCAGTTCCCCGTCCTGGCACGCGACCACGACCGGAGCGCCACGCCGGGCCCGAGCGCCACGCCGGGCCCGAGCGCCACGCCGGGCCCGAGCGCCACGCCGGACCCGACCACCACGCCGGACCCGACCGCCGGCGACGCTCCGCTGGCGGCGGCCGCCCGGCTGGACGCACCGCTGCCCGCCTTCGACCGCAGCCGGCTCGCCCTGGCCTCGCGCACCGGGAACACGGTCGTCCGCTCGCTGCCCGCCTCCGCCGCCCGGCTCCGCGAGCTCGCCGAGCGCGGCGCGGCGCCGCACGCGGCCGCCGAACTCGCCGGGGAACTGGCCGCGCACTCGGCCGGCCTGCACCGGCGGATGGCATCGGTCCGGCGCACCGCCCGCGAGGTCCCCCCGGAGGCCTTCGCCATCGCCGAGGAGTACGTCCTGTGCCACGCGGCCGCCGCCTGCCTGCTGCTGTGGCTGCACAACACGTCCGCCGGCGGTGCCACGGGACTGTGGCGGGACGGGCTCTGGCTCGAAGCCTGCCTGGCCCGCATCGCGGGCCGGCTCACGCCCGCGCGGACGCATCCGTACGCCGGCCGCGTCGACGCCCTGTACCCGGAGCTGGTCGCCCAGCACCGGGAAGGGCTGCTGTTCTCCCTGTTCCACTGCCGGACCGCCGAGGGGGCCCCGTGA
- a CDS encoding fatty acyl-AMP ligase, with protein MSAPADFLDVLRAHVQDDPEHEAVAFVRSDGKEAVTDALTYRELDIAARSVAARLDREGVRAGDRILLLHPQGLGFVKAFIGCVYAGAVPVPAPLPGGRRHHFARATGIVRDAEVALVLTDRANIGEIDAWLAESSDPVRSLAVEDAEDGGPGGWRAPRPGPSALAFLQYTSGSTSEPKGVMVTHANLLHNLGLIARSMGFTKETRFGSWLPLYHDMGLIGLFLEPLYLGASATLMSPTEFLKRPLVWLQLIDRRDIHITSAPNFAYELCVRRLTDEQIAGLDLSRWRWACNGAEPIDARTLASFSERFAPAGFRPEAFLPCYGMAETTLFIAGSDPDLPPATRWVDAGDLERNVFTPLAAEPAPDGFAGDRPARLLASSGTDWELEILIVDPEDHRVLPDGRIGEIWIKGGSVALGYWDNEEENERTFRAATADGRTGYLRTGDLGVQADGQLYVTGRIKEMLITHGRNLYPHDLERTARAVHPATAALTGSVFGVPADREEIVVVQEVRAPGADAAFHDALVRSIRTALSDELGVSVTNVVLIRPGKVRRTTSGKIQRRLMRELFLRNELEPLYEHLDPAVRARYRTASPEPVGAAV; from the coding sequence ATGTCCGCACCCGCAGACTTCCTCGACGTGCTCCGTGCGCATGTTCAGGACGACCCGGAGCACGAGGCGGTCGCCTTCGTCCGCAGCGACGGGAAGGAAGCCGTCACCGACGCGCTGACCTACCGGGAACTGGACATCGCCGCCCGCTCGGTGGCGGCGCGACTGGACCGGGAGGGCGTCCGCGCCGGTGACCGGATCCTGCTGCTGCACCCGCAGGGCCTGGGCTTCGTCAAGGCGTTCATCGGGTGCGTCTACGCGGGCGCCGTACCGGTACCGGCACCGCTGCCCGGCGGCCGGCGCCACCACTTCGCCCGCGCCACCGGCATCGTCCGGGACGCGGAGGTGGCCCTCGTGCTCACCGACCGCGCCAACATCGGGGAGATCGACGCCTGGTTGGCCGAGTCCTCCGACCCGGTCCGCTCCCTGGCCGTGGAGGACGCCGAAGACGGCGGCCCCGGGGGATGGCGCGCCCCGCGGCCGGGCCCGTCCGCGCTGGCCTTCCTCCAGTACACCTCGGGCTCGACCAGTGAGCCCAAGGGCGTCATGGTCACGCACGCCAACCTGCTGCACAATCTCGGGCTGATCGCGCGCAGCATGGGATTCACCAAGGAGACCCGCTTCGGCAGCTGGCTCCCGCTCTACCACGACATGGGGCTGATCGGCCTCTTCCTGGAGCCGCTCTACCTGGGCGCGTCCGCGACGCTCATGTCGCCGACGGAGTTCCTCAAGCGCCCGCTCGTCTGGCTGCAGCTGATCGACCGCCGCGACATCCACATCACCTCCGCCCCGAACTTCGCGTACGAGCTGTGCGTGCGCCGGCTGACGGACGAGCAGATCGCCGGACTCGACCTGTCCCGCTGGCGGTGGGCCTGCAACGGCGCCGAGCCGATCGACGCGCGCACCCTCGCCTCCTTCAGCGAGCGATTCGCACCCGCCGGCTTCCGCCCGGAGGCGTTCCTGCCCTGTTACGGGATGGCCGAGACGACCCTGTTCATCGCCGGTTCGGACCCGGACCTGCCCCCGGCCACCCGCTGGGTCGACGCGGGCGACCTGGAGCGGAACGTCTTCACACCGCTGGCCGCGGAGCCGGCCCCCGACGGCTTCGCGGGCGACCGGCCCGCCAGGCTCCTCGCCAGCAGCGGCACCGACTGGGAGCTGGAGATCCTCATCGTGGACCCGGAGGACCACCGGGTCCTGCCCGACGGACGGATCGGCGAGATCTGGATCAAGGGCGGCAGCGTGGCCCTCGGCTACTGGGACAACGAGGAGGAGAACGAGCGGACGTTCCGCGCCGCCACGGCGGACGGCCGCACCGGCTACCTGCGCACCGGCGACCTCGGCGTACAGGCCGACGGCCAGCTCTACGTGACGGGCCGCATCAAGGAAATGCTCATCACGCACGGCCGCAACCTCTACCCGCACGACCTGGAGCGCACCGCCCGCGCCGTGCATCCGGCCACCGCCGCGCTGACGGGCAGCGTCTTCGGCGTCCCGGCGGACCGCGAGGAGATCGTCGTCGTCCAGGAGGTCCGGGCGCCCGGCGCGGACGCCGCCTTCCACGACGCGCTCGTCCGCTCCATCCGGACCGCGCTCAGCGACGAACTCGGCGTCTCCGTCACCAACGTGGTGCTCATCCGGCCCGGCAAGGTCCGGCGCACCACCAGCGGGAAGATCCAGCGGCGGCTGATGCGCGAGCTGTTCCTGCGGAACGAGCTGGAGCCGCTGTACGAGCACCTCGACCCCGCCGTCCGCGCCCGCTACCGGACCGCGAGCCCCGAACCCGTCGGCGCCGCCGTATGA
- a CDS encoding ArsR/SmtB family transcription factor: MNQQIPSGDELLKVLSALSNPQRLRIVAALAQNRNYVSQLARELGIGRPVLHMHLQRLEAAGLVSSALELSQDGKAMKFFEVRAFDFRLTPEQITASASTITVKNEGDRA; encoded by the coding sequence ATGAATCAACAGATTCCTTCCGGTGACGAGCTGTTGAAGGTGCTCTCGGCACTGTCGAATCCGCAACGGTTGCGGATCGTGGCGGCGCTGGCCCAGAACCGGAACTACGTCAGTCAGCTCGCCAGGGAACTGGGAATCGGGCGTCCGGTCCTGCACATGCATCTCCAACGCCTCGAAGCCGCCGGGCTGGTGTCCAGTGCGCTGGAGCTGTCACAGGACGGCAAGGCCATGAAGTTCTTCGAGGTGCGGGCCTTCGACTTCCGTCTCACACCGGAACAGATCACCGCGTCGGCGTCGACGATCACAGTCAAGAACGAAGGAGACCGAGCATGA
- a CDS encoding MMPL family transporter, which yields MSLQIKSGDRLAQLLTGRVTKWVMVAVWLLATVALSPLAAKLADAQNDDITSWLPANAESTKVARYAKDFPGGDTLTGVVVFVRQDGLTAADRTAVDEAREEFARLSGTEVKAALPAEDGKALMLSVKLPSDVKGKKIEELRTAAADGLPEGLESRLTGGAGARLDSLDAFAGIDSTLLFVAAGVVALLLVITYRSPVLWLLPLLCVGIVSQLANAVAYLLAEHAGMVVTSQSAAILLVLVFGAGTDYALLLLSRYREELTRYEDRHDAMAAALRRSGPAVIASGATVALGMLCLLAAELNSNSTLGPVAVVGVACALLAMMTLLPALLVICGRWIFWPVVPRVVAAARGTAQGTVQEPGRRSLWAAISRFVAARPRAIWVVCVVGLVGVALGGLGLKTGLAPADTYTTKPDSVIGQQLLAKHYPAGAARPLQVIAEAGAADQVAGTLRGTPGVDAVAPAVTSLDGSRVSLSVVLTDAPGSPGAQKSVDRIRAAVHAVSGAEANVGGSTATDLDISRAQAHDRRVVPPLVLAVVLLVLILLLRSLAAPLLLMASVIVSFGAALGVSWLVFDQLLDYPAVDSSLFLLGFLFLVALGVDYNIFLVHRIREEAVNGADGHRGGVLRALTSTGGVITSAGAVLAATFAALAVLPLVAMVELGLLVAVGVVLDTFLVRSLLVPALALDLGDRFWWPGRPGSTATRDNGTGTGTGTGPAPDTLQLVGKES from the coding sequence GTGTCCCTCCAAATCAAGTCGGGCGATCGCCTGGCCCAGCTGCTCACCGGGAGGGTGACGAAGTGGGTCATGGTCGCCGTGTGGTTACTCGCCACCGTCGCCCTGTCCCCGCTGGCCGCCAAGCTCGCCGACGCCCAGAACGACGACATCACCTCCTGGCTCCCCGCCAACGCCGAATCCACGAAGGTCGCCCGGTACGCCAAGGACTTCCCCGGCGGTGACACCCTGACCGGCGTCGTCGTCTTCGTACGCCAGGACGGGCTGACCGCCGCCGACCGCACCGCGGTCGACGAAGCCCGCGAGGAGTTCGCCCGGCTCAGCGGGACCGAGGTCAAGGCGGCCCTCCCGGCGGAGGACGGCAAGGCCTTGATGCTCAGCGTCAAGCTGCCGTCCGACGTCAAGGGCAAGAAGATCGAAGAGCTGCGCACGGCGGCCGCGGACGGTCTGCCCGAAGGGCTCGAAAGCCGCCTCACCGGCGGCGCCGGAGCCCGCCTGGACAGCCTCGACGCCTTCGCCGGGATCGACTCCACCCTGCTGTTCGTCGCCGCCGGCGTGGTCGCGCTGCTGCTGGTCATCACCTACCGAAGCCCGGTGCTGTGGCTGCTGCCCCTGCTGTGCGTGGGTATCGTCAGCCAGCTCGCCAACGCCGTCGCCTACCTGCTCGCCGAGCACGCCGGCATGGTCGTCACCAGCCAGAGCGCGGCCATCCTGCTGGTCCTGGTGTTCGGCGCGGGGACCGACTACGCCCTGCTGCTGCTGTCGCGCTACCGCGAGGAACTCACCCGGTACGAGGACCGGCACGACGCCATGGCGGCCGCCTTGCGCCGTTCCGGCCCGGCCGTCATCGCCTCGGGCGCGACCGTCGCCCTCGGCATGCTCTGCCTGCTCGCCGCAGAGCTCAACTCCAACAGCACCCTCGGCCCGGTCGCCGTCGTCGGTGTCGCCTGCGCGCTGCTCGCCATGATGACGCTGCTGCCCGCGCTGCTCGTGATCTGCGGGCGCTGGATCTTCTGGCCCGTGGTCCCCCGCGTCGTGGCCGCTGCCCGGGGCACGGCCCAGGGCACGGTCCAGGAGCCGGGGCGCCGCTCGCTCTGGGCCGCGATCAGTCGCTTCGTCGCCGCCCGGCCCCGCGCCATCTGGGTCGTCTGTGTCGTCGGCCTCGTCGGCGTCGCGCTGGGAGGTCTCGGTCTGAAGACCGGTCTCGCCCCCGCCGACACCTACACCACCAAGCCCGACTCGGTGATCGGGCAGCAGCTCCTCGCCAAGCACTACCCGGCGGGCGCCGCCCGCCCGCTCCAAGTGATCGCCGAGGCCGGCGCCGCCGACCAGGTCGCCGGCACCCTGCGCGGCACCCCCGGGGTCGACGCCGTCGCCCCGGCCGTGACGTCCCTGGACGGTTCTCGGGTCTCGCTGTCCGTCGTCCTGACGGACGCCCCCGGCAGCCCGGGTGCGCAGAAGTCCGTGGACCGGATCCGGGCGGCCGTGCACGCGGTCTCCGGCGCCGAAGCCAACGTCGGCGGCAGCACGGCCACCGACCTGGACATCTCCCGGGCCCAGGCACACGACCGGCGGGTCGTTCCGCCGCTGGTCCTGGCGGTCGTCCTGCTCGTCCTGATCCTGCTGCTCCGCTCGCTCGCGGCTCCGCTGCTGCTGATGGCCAGCGTCATCGTGTCGTTCGGCGCCGCGCTCGGTGTGAGCTGGCTCGTCTTCGACCAACTGCTGGACTACCCGGCCGTGGACAGCTCCCTGTTCCTCCTCGGGTTCCTGTTCCTGGTGGCGCTCGGCGTCGACTACAACATCTTCCTGGTCCACCGGATCCGTGAGGAGGCGGTGAACGGCGCCGACGGCCACCGCGGTGGTGTCCTGCGCGCCCTGACCAGCACGGGCGGAGTCATCACGAGCGCCGGCGCCGTCCTCGCGGCCACCTTCGCCGCCCTGGCCGTACTGCCGCTGGTGGCCATGGTGGAACTCGGCCTGCTGGTGGCCGTCGGAGTCGTCCTGGACACCTTCCTCGTCCGGTCCCTGCTCGTGCCGGCTCTCGCCCTCGACCTCGGCGACCGCTTCTGGTGGCCGGGACGGCCGGGCTCCACCGCCACCCGTGACAACGGCACCGGCACCGGTACCGGCACCGGCCCCGCGCCGGACACCCTGCAGCTGGTCGGCAAGGAGAGCTGA
- a CDS encoding DUF4097 family beta strand repeat-containing protein — MRKPLAFTALALTLAAPLLTGCGGMIGPEHTAEDSLRPTGPVHTIDIASGSGTVKVVPGDSVDVRRTVRYNGDGPGGLKEPAEGVLTLGNCSRCSTDYTVTAPAGTALDVRAGSGDVSITGFTGVVTVQTDSGDIDADGLRGNTSLKAGSGSVEATFGALVRTIAAEAGSGDVRLVLPDGKYRVDADTGSGGRDVRVRQDDAADHSVRVRTGSGDIVVTAGP; from the coding sequence ATGCGCAAGCCACTGGCCTTCACCGCACTCGCCCTGACCCTCGCCGCGCCCCTCCTCACGGGCTGCGGCGGCATGATCGGCCCCGAGCACACCGCCGAGGATTCGCTGCGCCCGACCGGCCCGGTGCACACCATCGACATCGCCTCCGGCAGCGGCACCGTCAAGGTCGTCCCCGGCGACAGCGTCGACGTCCGGCGCACCGTTCGCTACAACGGGGACGGTCCGGGCGGCCTGAAGGAGCCGGCCGAAGGCGTCCTGACCCTCGGCAACTGCTCCCGCTGCTCCACCGATTACACCGTCACCGCGCCCGCCGGCACCGCCCTCGACGTGCGCGCCGGCTCGGGAGACGTCAGCATCACCGGCTTCACCGGCGTGGTCACCGTGCAGACCGACTCCGGGGACATCGACGCCGACGGGCTGCGCGGGAACACCTCCCTGAAGGCCGGGTCGGGGTCCGTCGAAGCGACGTTCGGCGCCCTCGTCAGGACGATCGCCGCCGAAGCGGGCTCGGGCGACGTACGGCTGGTCCTGCCGGACGGCAAGTACCGGGTGGACGCCGACACCGGTTCGGGCGGACGCGACGTCCGCGTACGCCAGGACGACGCGGCGGACCACAGCGTGCGGGTGCGCACCGGATCCGGCGACATCGTGGTGACGGCCGGCCCGTGA
- a CDS encoding 4'-phosphopantetheinyl transferase family protein, with translation MSPDPREIFDRDATHVWTGAASGRGAVPGTRSLSLEERARTRTLPAPRAGWYAATRTAVREVLGRYLEQPPGEILLGRSPCPGCGSAAHGPPAVLAPATTLTFSLSYSGPRWLLALTSIRPLGVDVQEVLPGAGPDLTRMAASCFAPDELGEFQARSAPASRAAYFYRAWTRKEAVVKAMGVGLAADLTGVHVSAGTPGPAVVRTRRAGHTALWQVEDLPVSGGPGFAALAREASAAGPVRFFVHEPAEPDPEIRQNPATAAA, from the coding sequence GTGAGCCCCGACCCGCGGGAGATATTCGACCGGGACGCGACGCACGTGTGGACCGGAGCGGCCTCGGGACGGGGTGCCGTACCCGGCACCCGGAGCCTCTCCCTGGAAGAGCGGGCCAGGACGCGGACCCTCCCGGCGCCACGGGCCGGCTGGTACGCGGCCACCCGCACGGCGGTGCGCGAAGTCCTCGGCCGGTATCTGGAACAGCCGCCCGGCGAGATCCTCCTCGGCCGCTCGCCCTGCCCCGGCTGCGGCAGCGCCGCCCACGGACCGCCCGCAGTGCTGGCCCCCGCCACCACACTGACGTTCAGCCTCTCCTACTCGGGGCCTCGCTGGCTGCTCGCCCTGACCTCGATCCGCCCGCTCGGCGTCGATGTGCAAGAGGTACTGCCCGGGGCGGGACCCGACCTCACGAGGATGGCCGCGAGCTGCTTCGCGCCGGACGAACTGGGCGAGTTCCAGGCCCGGTCCGCCCCGGCCTCGCGCGCCGCCTACTTCTACCGGGCGTGGACGCGCAAGGAGGCGGTGGTCAAGGCCATGGGTGTGGGACTCGCGGCCGACCTGACCGGTGTCCACGTGTCGGCGGGCACCCCCGGACCCGCCGTCGTCCGTACCCGCCGGGCCGGGCACACCGCCCTGTGGCAGGTGGAGGACCTCCCGGTGTCCGGTGGTCCGGGATTCGCCGCGCTGGCCCGCGAGGCCTCGGCGGCCGGCCCCGTCCGTTTCTTCGTCCATGAACCGGCGGAACCCGATCCGGAAATTCGGCAGAATCCTGCCACCGCAGCAGCCTGA
- a CDS encoding helix-turn-helix domain-containing protein, protein MHEISAYLEWPPERVTRAFAELAELSLIRSVEPAPAEHRLVHPEVALTSLLNRSEEELLERQRQVTTMRMAVADLLADYQKTAQRVDAGEIQRFDGMDEIRRCIEGLSDACRFEVSVFATGGAQPQASLEAARPLDQAVLARGVRLRYVYLESVRNDAPTAAYARWLTERGGQVRTVPQLPPRMVIYDRRAALLPVDPDEADAGAILLRGAGIVTSLHALFEQVWERGTALGDGTRRDSEGLTAHERAVLGLLASGLTDEVIARKLGISVRTGRRTTAELATKLGARSRFQAGALAALRGWVVPDAAVTPEP, encoded by the coding sequence GTGCATGAAATTTCCGCCTATCTCGAATGGCCTCCGGAACGGGTGACGCGAGCCTTTGCGGAGCTCGCCGAGCTCTCGCTGATCCGCTCGGTGGAACCCGCGCCCGCCGAACACCGCCTCGTGCATCCGGAAGTGGCCCTGACCTCGTTGCTGAACCGCAGCGAGGAGGAGTTACTCGAGCGCCAGCGCCAGGTCACGACGATGCGGATGGCCGTCGCGGATCTGCTCGCGGATTACCAGAAGACGGCACAGCGGGTGGACGCCGGGGAAATCCAGCGGTTCGACGGCATGGACGAGATCCGGCGGTGCATCGAGGGGCTCTCGGACGCCTGCCGATTCGAGGTGTCCGTCTTCGCCACGGGCGGCGCGCAACCGCAGGCGAGCCTGGAGGCGGCGAGACCCCTGGACCAGGCGGTGCTCGCCCGGGGGGTCCGGCTGCGCTACGTGTACCTGGAGAGCGTCCGCAACGACGCGCCGACCGCCGCGTACGCCCGATGGCTGACCGAGCGGGGTGGCCAGGTGCGGACCGTGCCCCAACTCCCGCCGCGGATGGTCATATACGACCGCCGGGCCGCCTTGCTGCCGGTAGATCCGGACGAGGCCGACGCGGGGGCGATCCTGCTGCGGGGTGCGGGGATCGTGACGTCCCTGCACGCATTGTTCGAGCAGGTCTGGGAGCGCGGCACCGCACTCGGCGACGGCACCAGGCGGGACTCCGAGGGGCTGACGGCGCATGAGCGGGCCGTGCTCGGGCTGCTCGCGAGCGGGCTCACGGACGAGGTCATCGCCCGCAAACTGGGCATCTCCGTGCGGACCGGCCGGCGGACGACGGCGGAGCTGGCGACCAAACTCGGGGCGCGCAGCCGCTTCCAGGCGGGGGCGCTCGCCGCGCTGCGCGGCTGGGTGGTGCCGGACGCCGCGGTCACTCCGGAGCCCTGA